One window of Falsibacillus pallidus genomic DNA carries:
- a CDS encoding tetratricopeptide repeat protein, with translation MQYAQDMLQHLDEGNLTEAKKTFNMTLKKGTDEEKFFLGEELFQLGFMEESKELFESLLSQYPEEGELKVMIAECLVEMDKEEEALHYLEKIETDDPNYPRALLLAADLYQMQGLFEVSEQKLLRAKAILPEENVINFALGELYSEQGRFSEAADMYLSLLKENVETLAGANIHQRMAEVLSGGGAFEQAMEHYEKSMDSQVEPNTLFGFAFTAYQAGFYKKSIDKFTELKELDPDYHSLYLYLAKAYEHEEELEESLNAVFEGIKHDEFNKDLFFYGGKISLKLGDEEKAEEMLRGALVLDPDFLEAALTLNKLLLKQERYEDVLEIIEMMEKDGEADPQFIWDAATSNAKLERYSDALKYYRSAYNDFKTNSDFLEEFGYFLIEEGQSGEAAQIFKSLLSHDPANEEYISLLERLEEL, from the coding sequence ATGCAGTACGCACAAGATATGCTACAACATTTAGATGAAGGCAACTTAACAGAAGCAAAGAAAACGTTTAATATGACTCTCAAAAAAGGAACAGATGAAGAAAAATTCTTTCTTGGTGAAGAACTTTTTCAACTGGGCTTCATGGAAGAGTCAAAGGAGCTGTTTGAATCGCTCCTCTCTCAATACCCTGAAGAGGGTGAACTTAAAGTAATGATTGCCGAGTGCCTTGTGGAAATGGACAAGGAAGAAGAGGCGCTTCATTACTTAGAAAAAATTGAGACGGATGATCCGAATTATCCAAGGGCGCTTTTACTTGCGGCAGACCTTTATCAGATGCAGGGACTTTTTGAAGTAAGTGAACAAAAGCTGCTCAGAGCAAAAGCTATTCTTCCTGAAGAAAACGTCATCAATTTTGCCCTCGGGGAACTTTACAGCGAGCAGGGAAGGTTTTCTGAAGCTGCTGACATGTACTTGTCGCTTTTGAAAGAGAATGTTGAAACGCTTGCCGGGGCGAACATCCATCAGCGGATGGCAGAGGTGCTCAGCGGAGGCGGGGCATTTGAGCAAGCAATGGAGCATTATGAAAAATCAATGGATAGCCAGGTTGAACCTAATACTTTATTCGGTTTTGCCTTTACAGCCTATCAAGCTGGGTTCTATAAAAAATCGATTGATAAATTTACAGAATTGAAAGAGCTTGACCCTGATTATCATTCCCTGTATTTATATCTGGCAAAAGCATATGAACATGAGGAAGAGCTGGAAGAAAGCCTGAACGCGGTATTTGAGGGGATTAAACATGACGAATTCAATAAAGACCTATTCTTCTATGGCGGTAAAATCTCATTAAAATTGGGTGATGAAGAAAAGGCTGAAGAAATGCTAAGAGGAGCGCTTGTACTTGATCCCGACTTCCTTGAAGCAGCTCTTACCCTTAATAAATTGCTTTTGAAACAGGAAAGATATGAAGATGTCCTTGAGATCATTGAAATGATGGAGAAGGATGGGGAAGCAGATCCGCAGTTCATTTGGGATGCTGCGACTTCCAATGCTAAGCTTGAAAGATATTCGGATGCATTAAAATATTACCGCTCAGCATATAATGACTTTAAAACCAACAGCGATTTCCTTGAAGAGTTCGGGTACTTCCTGATTGAAGAAGGACAGTCGGGTGAAGCAGCACAAATTTTCAAATCTCTTTTGTCACATGATCCCGCAAATGAGGAGTACATTTCATTGTTGGAGAGGCTGGAAGAACTTTGA
- a CDS encoding ReoY family proteolytic degradation factor, with amino-acid sequence MATPVSVNEKKDFIRWFLNHYQLKRRECVWILNYLMSHDSLMEKVHFVQDAQYCPKGLIMSTHCVEDAPFRFYKENIMTTDAEKSFHDIRLNREEEIFIQLNFRSSQASHQYVAVLEENPFIPNPVRISEKDKEEAEAFLHESLLSFQKEKLLIQIDEALDRHDQDSFKRLSEQLKKLIE; translated from the coding sequence ATGGCAACCCCTGTTTCTGTCAACGAGAAGAAAGACTTTATCCGGTGGTTCTTAAATCATTATCAATTAAAGAGAAGAGAATGTGTTTGGATATTGAATTATTTGATGAGCCATGATTCTCTCATGGAGAAGGTGCATTTTGTTCAAGATGCACAGTACTGCCCAAAGGGATTGATCATGTCCACTCATTGCGTGGAAGATGCTCCATTCCGATTTTACAAAGAAAATATCATGACCACAGATGCGGAAAAATCATTCCATGACATCCGCCTGAATCGGGAGGAAGAGATATTCATTCAATTGAATTTCCGGTCGTCGCAGGCTTCTCACCAGTATGTTGCAGTATTGGAGGAAAATCCATTTATCCCTAATCCTGTCAGGATAAGCGAAAAAGATAAAGAAGAGGCTGAGGCATTCCTTCATGAGAGCCTTCTAAGCTTCCAAAAGGAAAAACTTCTAATACAAATTGATGAAGCCCTTGATAGACATGATCAGGATTCATTCAAAAGGCTGAGTGAACAATTAAAGAAACTTATAGAGTAG
- a CDS encoding YpiF family protein: MNWNAKDVEVYLKEKKFVDTAVVPLIPISFGDDMKQAANQGEFIELLSLHLERQFKGRMMFMPAFSYLRDEKGNPKGRLGDLIDLEESLKENGFTYVFHLTSDPAWNTHEKDLNGAVVWLPSVPLEHMDEPYKHSIMEDQVNQLLKVIVQKWQDMG, translated from the coding sequence ATGAATTGGAATGCCAAAGATGTAGAAGTGTATTTGAAAGAAAAAAAATTTGTGGATACGGCCGTTGTCCCGTTAATTCCCATCTCTTTTGGGGATGATATGAAGCAAGCGGCCAATCAGGGAGAATTCATTGAATTGCTGTCTCTTCATCTGGAGCGTCAATTCAAGGGCAGGATGATGTTCATGCCTGCATTTTCTTATCTTAGGGATGAGAAAGGAAATCCAAAAGGAAGATTGGGGGATCTGATTGATTTAGAAGAAAGTTTAAAAGAAAACGGTTTCACTTATGTGTTTCATCTTACATCTGATCCAGCATGGAACACTCATGAAAAAGACCTTAACGGGGCTGTTGTATGGCTGCCCTCAGTGCCCCTGGAGCACATGGACGAGCCGTATAAACATTCAATCATGGAAGACCAGGTCAATCAACTTTTGAAAGTTATCGTACAAAAATGGCAAGACATGGGTTAA
- a CDS encoding ubiquinol-cytochrome c reductase iron-sulfur subunit, whose protein sequence is MSKHRVSRRQFLNYTLTGVGGFMAAGMLMPMIRFAIDPVLEAEAGGDFHATKEKVSELTSEPTRVDFKFEQKDAWYTSDVTHTAWVYKDKDGKIVALSPVCKHLGCTVSWNGNKDFPNQFYCPCHGGRYEKTGKNIPGTPPTAPLDTYPTKVKDGFLYLGKPEPNKIVK, encoded by the coding sequence ATGAGCAAGCATCGTGTTTCAAGACGTCAATTCCTTAACTATACGCTCACTGGTGTAGGCGGTTTCATGGCTGCGGGAATGTTAATGCCGATGATTCGTTTTGCAATCGATCCTGTTTTGGAAGCTGAAGCAGGCGGAGATTTCCATGCGACGAAAGAAAAAGTAAGTGAATTGACCAGTGAACCTACTCGTGTTGACTTCAAGTTTGAACAAAAAGATGCATGGTACACATCTGATGTAACTCATACAGCTTGGGTTTATAAGGACAAGGATGGGAAAATTGTTGCGTTGTCGCCGGTTTGTAAGCATTTAGGGTGTACAGTCAGCTGGAATGGCAATAAAGATTTTCCAAATCAGTTCTACTGCCCGTGCCACGGTGGACGTTACGAGAAAACAGGTAAGAATATTCCGGGTACACCGCCGACTGCACCATTGGATACATATCCAACAAAGGTCAAAGACGGCTTCTTGTATCTAGGAAAACCTGAACCAAATAAGATCGTGAAGTAA
- the qcrB gene encoding menaquinol-cytochrome c reductase cytochrome b subunit, with translation MLNKIYDWVDERLDITPLWRDIADHEVPEHVNPAHHFSAFVYCFGGLTFFVTVIQILSGMFLTMYYVPDIKNAWESVYYLQNEVAFGQIVRGMHHWGASLVIVMIFLHTLRVFFQGAYKKPRELNWIVGVLIFFVMLGLGFTGYLLPWDMKALFATKVGLQIAESTPLIGKAVKILLAGHSDIVGAQTLTRFFAIHVFFLPAALLGLMGAHFLMIRKQGISGPL, from the coding sequence GTGCTGAACAAAATTTATGATTGGGTTGATGAGCGTTTAGACATTACGCCTTTGTGGCGGGACATTGCTGACCACGAAGTACCGGAACACGTAAACCCTGCGCATCATTTTTCTGCGTTCGTATACTGCTTCGGTGGTTTAACATTCTTCGTAACAGTAATTCAGATTTTATCTGGTATGTTCTTGACAATGTACTACGTTCCAGATATTAAAAACGCTTGGGAATCGGTTTATTATCTTCAAAATGAAGTTGCTTTTGGACAAATTGTCCGTGGTATGCATCACTGGGGTGCCAGCCTTGTAATTGTTATGATTTTCTTACATACATTACGTGTATTCTTCCAAGGCGCTTATAAGAAACCTCGTGAACTTAACTGGATCGTCGGAGTTCTGATTTTCTTCGTTATGTTGGGATTAGGATTCACTGGCTATTTATTGCCTTGGGATATGAAAGCGCTATTTGCGACAAAAGTAGGTTTGCAAATCGCAGAATCCACACCGTTAATCGGTAAGGCAGTCAAGATATTGCTTGCTGGTCATTCGGATATCGTCGGAGCTCAGACATTGACTCGTTTCTTCGCTATCCACGTGTTCTTCCTGCCTGCAGCGCTGCTAGGATTAATGGGAGCCCACTTCTTGATGATCCGCAAACAAGGTATTTCAGGTCCACTGTAA
- a CDS encoding menaquinol-cytochrome c reductase cytochrome b/c subunit, whose amino-acid sequence MHRGKGMKFVGDSRVPAVRKPNIPKDYSEYPGKTEAFWPNFLLKEWLVGAVFLIGYLCLTVAHPSPLERIADPTDTGYIPLPDWYFLFLYQLLKYSYASGPYNVIGGFVIPGLAFGGLLLAPFLDRSTKRRPTQRPLATGFMLLALAASVFLTWQAVAHHDWKKAEEQGKIVAQVDIDKNDAGYKQFQKNGCINCHGENLQGGAGPSLIDTGLKAEEIAKIAKNGKPPGMPAGIFKGSDEELKQLSEFIANLKSK is encoded by the coding sequence ATGCATCGTGGAAAAGGGATGAAATTTGTAGGTGACTCACGTGTCCCTGCAGTTCGCAAGCCTAATATTCCTAAGGACTATTCTGAGTATCCTGGGAAGACTGAAGCTTTCTGGCCAAACTTTTTGCTTAAGGAATGGCTTGTCGGTGCAGTATTCTTAATCGGCTACTTATGTTTGACAGTAGCGCATCCATCGCCGCTGGAACGTATTGCTGATCCAACTGATACAGGATATATTCCATTGCCTGACTGGTATTTCTTATTCTTATACCAATTATTGAAGTATTCTTATGCTTCAGGTCCATACAATGTAATCGGAGGATTCGTTATCCCTGGTCTTGCATTTGGCGGACTTTTATTGGCGCCATTCTTGGATCGAAGCACAAAGCGCCGTCCGACTCAACGTCCATTGGCAACAGGCTTCATGCTTCTTGCCTTGGCGGCATCTGTATTCTTGACTTGGCAGGCTGTTGCTCATCACGACTGGAAGAAAGCGGAAGAGCAAGGGAAAATCGTTGCCCAAGTCGATATTGACAAAAATGACGCCGGCTATAAACAATTCCAGAAAAACGGATGTATCAACTGTCATGGTGAAAACTTGCAAGGTGGAGCAGGCCCAAGCTTGATTGATACTGGCTTGAAGGCTGAAGAAATTGCAAAAATCGCTAAGAACGGTAAACCGCCTGGAATGCCAGCTGGAATCTTCAAAGGTTCAGATGAAGAGCTTAAACAATTGAGCGAATTCATTGCTAACTTAAAGAGCAAATAA
- a CDS encoding DUF1405 domain-containing protein has product MKWIYLVLADKRFLWLLFIVNLFGTIYGYIWYEGQLKQTPDIFLIFVPDSPTATLFFVFVLAAFLMNKNFPIMESLAIVTLFKYGIWAVVMNIWTYEVTGDLPWTGYMLMISHGAMALQGLLYAPFYRIKLRHLVIAAVWTLHNDVIDYVFMQYPKYGALYLYVREIGYFTFWLSIAALAITYYLGMRKNRFALPLINN; this is encoded by the coding sequence ATGAAATGGATTTATTTAGTATTGGCAGATAAGCGCTTCCTATGGCTGCTATTCATTGTTAATTTATTCGGGACTATATATGGGTATATTTGGTATGAAGGTCAATTGAAACAAACGCCTGATATTTTCTTGATTTTTGTTCCGGACAGTCCTACGGCTACTTTATTCTTTGTATTTGTCTTGGCTGCGTTCTTAATGAATAAAAATTTTCCCATTATGGAGTCCCTTGCCATTGTCACACTTTTTAAATACGGAATTTGGGCAGTTGTAATGAATATTTGGACATATGAAGTAACGGGAGATTTGCCTTGGACAGGCTACATGCTAATGATTTCCCATGGTGCAATGGCCCTTCAGGGTCTTTTATATGCACCTTTTTATAGGATTAAATTAAGACATCTAGTTATAGCAGCAGTATGGACACTCCATAATGATGTAATAGACTATGTGTTTATGCAATATCCAAAATATGGGGCGTTGTATTTGTATGTTCGGGAAATCGGCTACTTTACATTTTGGCTCAGTATAGCTGCCCTTGCAATTACGTATTATTTAGGTATGAGAAAGAATCGTTTTGCACTTCCTTTGATAAATAATTAA
- the ypjB gene encoding sporulation protein YpjB — MKMKLLLFSIAASIILFSATHFANAESPNTLSKLDKIADQSLQLAKAGKLQDSEQMMKYFSKQLTDFEMKERPFSMDEMTVLTVSYNQALKAIESDDISAPERLRDMTAFRLVVDALNSQYQPMWSEMESKIMTAFNGVKEAAEKGSQDDYHYKLNTFLSQYATIQPSLKVDISPERLQKIDAKITYIDQYRDIRSNSDQLTELALLQTDLNDLFSLVNKDEADPSLWWVMLSTGGIIIFTLSYVGWRKYKGQNEEKQTKEGND, encoded by the coding sequence ATGAAAATGAAACTTTTGTTATTTTCAATAGCAGCATCCATCATTTTATTTTCAGCCACACACTTTGCCAATGCAGAGTCGCCGAATACATTATCGAAACTGGATAAAATTGCTGATCAAAGTTTACAGCTCGCAAAAGCTGGTAAGCTGCAGGATTCAGAACAGATGATGAAATATTTTTCAAAACAGCTGACTGATTTCGAGATGAAGGAACGACCTTTTTCCATGGATGAAATGACTGTGCTAACAGTTTCATATAATCAAGCATTGAAGGCCATTGAGTCAGATGATATCAGTGCCCCGGAACGGTTGAGGGATATGACTGCCTTCAGACTGGTTGTGGATGCATTGAATTCCCAATACCAGCCAATGTGGTCTGAAATGGAATCAAAAATCATGACGGCATTCAATGGTGTAAAAGAGGCTGCAGAAAAAGGAAGCCAAGACGACTACCACTATAAATTGAATACATTTCTTTCGCAGTACGCAACTATCCAGCCCAGCCTCAAAGTAGATATCTCCCCAGAAAGACTTCAGAAAATAGACGCAAAAATCACTTATATCGATCAATATCGTGACATAAGAAGCAATTCTGATCAATTGACAGAACTTGCTTTGCTTCAGACGGATTTGAACGATCTATTCAGTCTGGTGAATAAAGATGAAGCAGATCCATCGCTATGGTGGGTAATGCTTTCTACAGGTGGAATCATTATTTTTACATTATCTTATGTAGGATGGAGAAAATATAAAGGTCAAAATGAAGAAAAACAGACAAAAGAGGGGAATGATTGA
- a CDS encoding zinc metallopeptidase, with product MGGILIYFLLIALVPLWAQMRVKSAYQKYSKVASSNGYSGAEVARRILDQNGLFHVKVLETRGMLSDHYNPMSKTVHLSSNNYHGHSIAGAAIAAHEVGHAIQDKENYSFLKIRHAIVPVANIGSNFAWILLLIGIFTQLSGMFLLGIILMSAGVIFQLVTLPVEFNASSRAMDQVVSLGLIRNNEERQAKKVLNAAALTYVAAAAVAIIELLRLILIYTGMQRNN from the coding sequence ATGGGAGGAATATTGATTTATTTCCTACTGATTGCCCTCGTTCCCCTATGGGCTCAGATGAGAGTGAAAAGCGCATATCAAAAATACTCTAAAGTTGCCTCTTCAAATGGTTATTCTGGTGCGGAGGTAGCCAGGAGGATTTTGGATCAAAATGGACTTTTTCATGTAAAGGTGCTGGAGACACGAGGGATGTTGAGCGATCACTATAACCCGATGTCAAAAACAGTGCATCTTTCTTCCAATAATTATCATGGACATTCCATTGCGGGCGCTGCCATTGCCGCACATGAAGTGGGTCATGCCATTCAAGATAAAGAGAATTACTCCTTCTTGAAAATTCGGCATGCAATTGTACCCGTTGCCAATATTGGCAGTAATTTTGCATGGATATTGCTGTTGATTGGCATATTCACTCAATTGAGCGGTATGTTCCTCTTAGGTATCATATTGATGTCTGCCGGAGTCATTTTTCAACTTGTGACACTCCCTGTGGAATTTAATGCTTCTTCACGGGCGATGGATCAAGTTGTTTCATTGGGGCTGATCCGGAATAATGAAGAGAGACAAGCCAAGAAAGTTTTGAATGCAGCTGCCCTGACCTATGTTGCGGCAGCGGCGGTAGCCATCATTGAACTATTGAGGCTGATATTGATCTATACCGGAATGCAAAGAAATAATTAA
- a CDS encoding YitT family protein yields the protein MLAGIKLKNTFFILLGSAIFAFGLVHFNMQNNLAEGGFTGITLLLYFLFKIDPSISNLVLNVPLFFIGWKFLGRNSFIYTIIGTVGVSLFLWIFQRYQFNIPLDGDLFLAALFAGVFIGIGIGIIFRYGGTTGGVDIIARLVHKYNGWSMGKTMFMFDAIVITLSLITYLHPREGMYTLVAVFVGARVIDFIQEGAYSARGAMIISEHHEKIADKIMKEMDRGVTVLRGHGSFTKQDREVLYCVVGKNEIVRLKNIIAYYDPHAFVSVTFVHDVLGEGFTLDENKNPLEI from the coding sequence ATGCTCGCTGGCATTAAATTAAAAAACACTTTTTTCATATTGTTGGGTTCAGCTATCTTTGCATTCGGACTTGTACACTTTAACATGCAGAACAATCTCGCAGAAGGCGGCTTTACCGGTATCACATTACTTTTGTACTTCTTATTTAAAATTGACCCTTCAATCTCAAACCTTGTGTTGAATGTTCCTTTATTTTTCATAGGGTGGAAGTTCCTTGGTCGAAATTCCTTCATTTATACTATCATCGGAACAGTCGGAGTCTCTCTTTTCTTATGGATATTCCAGCGCTATCAATTTAACATTCCGCTGGATGGGGATTTGTTTTTAGCAGCACTCTTCGCCGGCGTCTTTATCGGAATAGGAATCGGTATCATATTCCGCTACGGCGGGACAACCGGCGGCGTTGATATCATTGCCCGGCTGGTTCATAAATATAATGGCTGGAGCATGGGAAAAACCATGTTTATGTTTGATGCTATCGTTATTACTTTATCCCTCATCACCTATTTGCATCCTAGAGAAGGGATGTACACTTTAGTAGCTGTTTTTGTAGGGGCAAGGGTAATAGACTTCATTCAGGAAGGCGCCTATTCTGCAAGGGGAGCCATGATCATTTCAGAACACCACGAAAAAATTGCAGACAAAATCATGAAAGAAATGGATCGAGGGGTTACTGTACTTCGAGGACACGGATCATTTACAAAGCAAGATAGAGAAGTACTATATTGTGTTGTAGGGAAGAATGAAATCGTCAGACTCAAAAATATCATAGCCTACTATGATCCACACGCCTTTGTTTCCGTAACATTTGTACACGATGTTTTGGGAGAAGGATTCACATTGGATGAAAACAAAAATCCATTAGAAATATAG
- a CDS encoding nucleotide pyrophosphohydrolase, with amino-acid sequence MEEKQEKTIQMLQQEVDQYIGQFKEGYFSPLAMMARLTEELGELAREINHYYGEKPKKSTEKENTVEEELGDLLFVLICLANSLDIDMQEAHDRVLHKFNTRDKDRWTRKNEGSEEK; translated from the coding sequence ATGGAAGAAAAACAAGAGAAGACGATACAGATGCTTCAGCAAGAAGTTGATCAATATATTGGGCAATTCAAGGAAGGGTATTTCAGCCCCTTGGCCATGATGGCAAGATTGACAGAAGAGCTGGGAGAACTGGCCAGAGAAATAAATCACTATTACGGTGAAAAGCCCAAGAAAAGTACAGAAAAAGAAAATACGGTCGAAGAGGAATTAGGCGATCTGCTGTTCGTATTAATTTGTCTTGCGAACTCTCTTGATATCGACATGCAGGAAGCCCATGACCGTGTACTACATAAATTTAACACGAGAGATAAAGATCGATGGACAAGGAAGAATGAAGGAAGCGAGGAAAAATAG
- the dapB gene encoding 4-hydroxy-tetrahydrodipicolinate reductase yields MKTIKVAIAGPRGRMGKEAVALASNEESFELVSALDHKNEGKNLSDLGFTDVDATVFTDIEQCLIESKPDVLIDLTTPEVGFKHAKTALLNGVRPVVGTTGFTKEQLDELKQMAEEKGLGCIIAPNFAIGAVLMMKFSQMAAKYFSDVEIIEMHHDQKLDAPSGTAVKTAEMINENRENKSQGHPNEKETMAGARGADLDGMHIHSVRLPGLIAHQQVLFGADGQTLTIRHDSYNRQSFMSGVKVSVETVMKLDTLVYGLENILD; encoded by the coding sequence ATGAAAACAATCAAAGTAGCCATTGCAGGACCACGTGGAAGAATGGGGAAGGAAGCGGTCGCCCTTGCTTCAAATGAGGAATCGTTTGAATTAGTCAGCGCATTGGATCATAAGAATGAGGGGAAGAACCTAAGCGATCTTGGTTTCACTGACGTAGATGCCACAGTATTTACAGATATTGAACAATGCCTCATCGAAAGTAAACCAGATGTTTTAATCGACCTGACGACTCCTGAAGTGGGATTTAAACATGCGAAAACGGCATTATTGAATGGTGTCAGGCCAGTGGTTGGGACAACTGGATTCACTAAAGAGCAGCTGGATGAACTTAAACAGATGGCAGAAGAAAAAGGATTGGGCTGCATCATCGCCCCCAATTTTGCCATTGGCGCCGTTCTGATGATGAAATTTTCACAAATGGCTGCCAAGTACTTCTCTGACGTAGAAATTATTGAAATGCATCATGACCAGAAGCTCGATGCACCGTCTGGGACAGCAGTCAAAACAGCTGAGATGATTAATGAAAATCGCGAAAATAAATCCCAGGGACATCCGAATGAAAAAGAAACGATGGCTGGTGCACGTGGAGCTGATCTTGATGGAATGCATATCCATAGTGTCAGGCTGCCTGGTCTTATCGCACATCAGCAAGTATTGTTCGGGGCGGATGGACAGACGTTGACCATCAGGCATGATTCGTATAATCGACAATCTTTCATGTCAGGTGTCAAAGTGAGTGTCGAAACAGTCATGAAACTCGATACTCTTGTCTATGGATTGGAAAATATTCTTGACTAA
- the mgsA gene encoding methylglyoxal synthase codes for MKIAIIAHDKKKDEMARFVIAYKHIFALHQIFATGTTGLRIQKETGLKVTRFQSGPLGGDQQIGALIAQNEMDLVIFFRDPLTAQPHEPDVSALIRLCDVYDVPLATNMGTAEVLVRGLVNGDLDWRTIIKDRKE; via the coding sequence ATGAAAATTGCGATCATTGCCCATGATAAGAAAAAAGATGAGATGGCCCGATTTGTGATTGCATATAAGCATATTTTTGCTTTGCATCAAATTTTTGCAACGGGGACGACCGGACTTCGAATACAAAAAGAAACGGGATTAAAGGTTACCAGGTTTCAATCTGGTCCCCTTGGAGGCGATCAGCAAATAGGAGCACTCATTGCCCAAAATGAAATGGATCTTGTCATCTTCTTCCGTGATCCTCTTACTGCACAGCCTCATGAACCTGATGTTTCTGCACTTATCCGATTATGTGACGTGTACGACGTCCCATTGGCGACAAATATGGGAACGGCAGAGGTTTTAGTGAGAGGTCTTGTCAATGGAGATCTTGATTGGAGAACGATCATCAAGGATCGGAAGGAGTGA
- the bshB1 gene encoding bacillithiol biosynthesis deacetylase BshB1 — MENYETDILAFGAHSDDVEIGMGGMIAKLSAEGKKVVICDLTEADLSSNGTVESRKQEAEEAAAILGASHRLNLGIADRGIYITHENIKKAAEVIRKYKPRLIFAPYWEDRHPDHGNCAKLVEEATFSSGIRKFETVESNTPHRAEALYFYMINGFHQPDFVYDISSYIEKKILSLKAYDSQFNLGEGRVSTPLTTGYIESVEARERLFGKQAGVAFAEGFKSKKPLLLEKDLIGDAL; from the coding sequence ATGGAAAATTATGAAACAGACATCCTTGCATTTGGTGCCCACTCAGATGACGTAGAAATAGGGATGGGCGGAATGATTGCTAAACTTTCTGCAGAAGGGAAAAAGGTCGTGATATGTGATTTGACAGAAGCTGACCTTTCTTCAAATGGAACGGTAGAATCGAGGAAACAGGAAGCTGAGGAAGCAGCAGCTATATTAGGTGCATCACATAGACTGAATCTTGGAATTGCCGACAGGGGCATTTACATAACACATGAAAATATAAAAAAGGCTGCAGAAGTCATAAGGAAATATAAACCCCGGCTTATCTTTGCCCCTTATTGGGAAGACCGCCACCCGGATCATGGAAATTGTGCGAAATTGGTGGAGGAAGCCACTTTTTCTTCAGGGATTCGAAAGTTTGAGACTGTTGAATCGAATACTCCACATAGAGCGGAAGCCCTATATTTTTATATGATTAACGGCTTCCATCAACCGGATTTTGTCTATGACATTTCTTCATATATAGAGAAGAAGATTCTTTCTCTTAAAGCATATGATAGTCAGTTCAACCTCGGTGAAGGCAGGGTCTCTACTCCATTGACAACTGGATATATCGAAAGTGTAGAAGCAAGGGAAAGGCTGTTTGGCAAACAAGCAGGGGTTGCTTTTGCAGAAGGTTTCAAGTCCAAGAAGCCGCTGCTGCTTGAGAAAGATTTGATAGGTGATGCATTATGA